The following are encoded together in the Ezakiella massiliensis genome:
- a CDS encoding cation diffusion facilitator family transporter encodes MNNSGEKVGLIGIIMNLIIAIPKIILGLISQSISLFTDGINNACDSITGVVTYIGIKLSKKPIDKDHPYGHARAEYIAGFVIAIFTAVVGIQFFISSVKVLIHPRTPDVDTIGRAFLILSIVLKAGFVYLNHIEYKKHGATIFVANRQDALMDIIISSFILVSSFFFAGHEWLDASLGILISILILYQAYETLKDTVTPLVGPSPMASDIDTIVQALNESGLIKNVHDIYVDRQSMGKVIATADVEVDPNLTVKEVHNEIEMITANLRQTANIDLVVHVEPLIQDTKLLHIKRLLKNIDGVMGVYDLIMDKENYVTLAINEDDLHSKEDIKSQAVEILKKEDDKEWNMDIIVGFQSK; translated from the coding sequence ATGAATAATAGCGGAGAAAAAGTCGGCCTAATCGGGATCATCATGAACCTGATTATCGCCATTCCAAAAATTATCTTAGGGCTCATTAGCCAGTCCATTTCTCTTTTTACTGACGGAATTAACAACGCCTGCGACTCGATAACAGGCGTTGTCACTTATATTGGAATTAAATTATCCAAAAAGCCCATCGACAAGGACCACCCTTACGGCCACGCCCGGGCTGAATACATTGCAGGCTTTGTGATTGCAATTTTTACGGCTGTTGTGGGCATTCAATTTTTTATATCCTCGGTCAAGGTTTTGATCCATCCGCGGACGCCTGATGTGGATACCATTGGCAGGGCCTTTTTGATTTTATCAATCGTATTGAAGGCAGGCTTTGTCTATCTCAATCATATCGAATACAAGAAACACGGGGCGACAATTTTTGTGGCCAACCGCCAAGACGCCCTCATGGATATAATTATCTCATCTTTTATCCTGGTCTCGTCATTTTTCTTTGCCGGCCACGAATGGCTGGACGCAAGCCTAGGGATTTTGATTTCAATCCTTATCCTCTACCAAGCCTACGAAACTTTGAAGGATACGGTCACGCCGCTTGTTGGGCCAAGTCCAATGGCCAGTGACATAGATACGATTGTCCAAGCTTTAAACGAGTCAGGTTTAATTAAGAACGTTCACGATATTTATGTTGACAGACAGTCCATGGGCAAGGTCATCGCGACTGCGGACGTGGAAGTCGACCCCAATCTCACGGTCAAGGAGGTCCACAACGAAATCGAAATGATCACTGCCAATTTGAGGCAGACCGCAAACATCGACCTGGTCGTCCACGTTGAGCCCCTTATCCAAGACACCAAGCTCCTCCATATTAAGAGGCTTTTGAAAAATATCGACGGAGTTATGGGCGTCTATGACCTCATTATGGACAAGGAAAATTATGTAACCCTGGCCATTAACGAAGACGACCTGCATTCAAAAGAAGATATCAAAAGTCAAGCAGTGGAAATTTTAAAGAAGGAGGACGACAAGGAATGGAACATGGACATAATAGTGGGCTTTCAAAGCAAATAA
- a CDS encoding aminopeptidase, with protein sequence MNDKKYAELIIKEALAVQKRENPIIWINANTENLPFARELTKMAYECGAAEVKVNINDEVLSRLNMEGMSEERLAHFGEYKLDERMDYIKDGVAFISITGSDPDLFKGIDPKRLQIRNRASSKVMKPAMKYTMNDINSWTVVGYPTKAWAKNVFPDLDEDEAFERLKTEIFKTVRLDHEDPVAAWEEHLDKLAKRGEVLNNLQLKELHYKTDRGTDFRIGLPENHIWVGAESKDDRGYRFLPNLPTEEIFTAPDNRIAEGIVYATKPLNLSGSLVEDFWIRFEGGKAVEVGAKKGEDQLKELISRDEGACRLGEVALVSVKSPINTSGLIFYNTLFDENASCHLALGAAYPTCVEGGVDMDDQELKAHGINDSQIHDDFMIGDETLSIVGIDKDGKEHQIFKNGDFVI encoded by the coding sequence ATGAACGACAAAAAATATGCAGAATTAATTATCAAAGAGGCCCTAGCCGTACAAAAACGCGAAAATCCAATCATCTGGATCAACGCTAACACAGAAAACCTACCCTTTGCCAGAGAGCTCACAAAGATGGCCTACGAATGTGGGGCCGCTGAGGTAAAGGTAAATATAAATGACGAAGTTTTATCCAGATTAAATATGGAAGGCATGAGCGAAGAAAGGCTGGCCCACTTCGGCGAATACAAGCTGGACGAACGCATGGACTACATCAAAGACGGGGTCGCTTTTATTTCCATTACAGGTTCTGACCCAGATTTATTTAAAGGCATTGATCCAAAGCGCCTGCAAATTAGAAATCGCGCTTCATCAAAGGTCATGAAGCCTGCCATGAAATACACCATGAACGACATCAACTCATGGACAGTTGTGGGCTACCCAACCAAGGCCTGGGCCAAAAATGTTTTCCCAGACCTGGACGAAGACGAAGCCTTTGAAAGATTAAAGACAGAAATTTTCAAAACTGTTAGACTGGACCACGAAGATCCTGTTGCAGCTTGGGAAGAACACTTGGACAAGCTGGCAAAGAGGGGCGAGGTCCTAAACAACTTGCAATTAAAGGAATTACATTATAAGACCGACCGCGGAACTGACTTTAGGATAGGACTCCCAGAAAATCACATCTGGGTTGGCGCCGAATCAAAAGACGACAGGGGTTATCGTTTCCTACCTAACCTACCAACCGAAGAAATTTTTACAGCTCCAGACAACAGAATCGCTGAGGGCATTGTTTATGCAACAAAACCACTCAATTTAAGCGGCAGCCTGGTCGAAGATTTCTGGATTCGCTTTGAAGGCGGCAAGGCAGTTGAAGTTGGCGCCAAAAAAGGCGAAGACCAATTGAAGGAATTAATCAGCCGCGACGAAGGTGCTTGCAGGCTGGGCGAAGTTGCACTCGTAAGTGTCAAGAGCCCAATCAACACTTCAGGTCTCATTTTCTACAACACACTCTTTGACGAAAACGCCTCCTGCCACTTGGCACTGGGCGCTGCATATCCAACTTGCGTGGAAGGCGGTGTCGACATGGACGACCAAGAGCTTAAAGCTCATGGCATCAATGATTCACAAATCCACGACGACTTTATGATTGGCGACGAGACTTTATCAATCGTCGGCATCGACAAGGACGGCAAAGAACATCAAATCTTCAAGAACGGAGATTTTGTAATCTAG
- the sufC gene encoding Fe-S cluster assembly ATPase SufC, which yields MLLKLENISASIEDKEILKGINLDVKPGEVHVVMGPNGSGKSTLANVIMNTGGYTVTNGKIIFKGEDITDDGPEKRGRMGMFMSYQNPVDIPGVTLENFIRASMKARDKEVGFFELRDKMDAVMEELHMDPSYKDRYVNVGFSGGEKKKSEILQLLMLEPELAILDETDSGLDVDAIDVVGRGIEKFRERDNSSLIVITHHHEILRHVYSDYVHVIMDGKLVKTGTEDLMQRIDAEGFGFLRG from the coding sequence ATGCTATTAAAATTAGAAAATATTAGTGCAAGTATCGAGGACAAGGAGATTTTAAAGGGCATTAATCTGGATGTTAAGCCTGGCGAAGTCCACGTTGTAATGGGCCCTAACGGGTCCGGCAAGTCCACTCTTGCAAATGTTATTATGAATACAGGTGGCTACACCGTTACAAATGGTAAAATTATTTTTAAAGGGGAAGACATTACGGATGATGGCCCAGAAAAACGCGGCCGCATGGGCATGTTTATGTCCTATCAAAATCCTGTTGACATCCCTGGCGTTACACTCGAAAATTTCATCAGGGCAAGCATGAAGGCCCGCGACAAGGAAGTTGGATTTTTTGAACTCCGCGACAAGATGGACGCCGTCATGGAAGAGCTCCACATGGATCCTTCTTACAAGGACAGGTATGTAAACGTAGGTTTTTCTGGCGGTGAAAAGAAAAAATCTGAAATTTTACAACTCTTGATGCTAGAACCAGAACTGGCCATCCTTGACGAAACTGACTCAGGCCTCGACGTCGACGCCATTGACGTGGTCGGCCGCGGCATTGAAAAGTTTAGGGAAAGAGACAACTCCAGCCTGATTGTAATCACCCACCACCACGAAATCCTTCGCCACGTTTACAGCGATTACGTCCACGTAATTATGGACGGCAAGCTGGTCAAGACTGGCACAGAAGATTTGATGCAAAGAATTGATGCAGAAGGCTTTGGCTTTTTGAGGGGATAA
- the sufB gene encoding Fe-S cluster assembly protein SufB: MTQRKRTQVDDIERGVYDTISDVKFRKKLDNGLTYDIVRAISKEKNEPEWMLDLRLKAVDIFYKLENPVWGPDLSEVDLDNISTYISPDADMEDNWEAVPDEIKTMFDKLGIPEAEKKSLLSGVGAQFDSEVVYHNVQKELTDQGVIFLDFDTAVQEHEDLVRKYFQKAIPAGLHKYAALHYAVWSGGTFVYVPKGVKVDVPLQTYYRLNAPGAGQFEHTMIIVDEGASCRFIEGCSAPKYNVLNIHAGSVELFVEEGAHLNFTSIENWSRNMYNLNTKRAVVEKNGHIEWVGGSFGSKVSMLYPGSILNGENAISDNLTLNFAGSGQIIESGVQIFHNAPNTMSNVDSRSISKSGGISVFRSTVKFAKNAHGSKSAASCESLMLDNESRADTIPVIINSCPDAVAGHEAAIGKVDQDVLDYMMSRGLGEVEAKSMIVRGFAEPISRELPLEYAVEMNNLINLELEGTVG, from the coding sequence ATGACACAAAGAAAAAGAACGCAAGTTGATGATATAGAAAGAGGGGTCTACGATACCATTTCCGACGTCAAGTTTAGAAAAAAACTCGACAATGGTTTGACTTATGACATCGTAAGGGCCATCTCAAAGGAAAAAAACGAACCTGAGTGGATGCTGGACCTCCGGTTAAAGGCTGTAGATATTTTCTACAAGCTAGAAAATCCTGTTTGGGGTCCGGACTTGAGCGAAGTAGACTTGGATAATATTTCCACCTACATCAGCCCTGATGCAGATATGGAAGACAATTGGGAAGCGGTTCCTGATGAAATCAAAACTATGTTTGATAAGCTGGGGATTCCTGAAGCAGAAAAGAAATCTCTGCTTTCTGGTGTTGGCGCTCAATTTGACTCAGAGGTCGTCTACCACAATGTACAAAAAGAATTAACCGACCAAGGCGTTATATTTTTGGACTTCGACACAGCCGTCCAAGAACACGAGGACTTGGTTAGAAAATATTTCCAAAAGGCAATCCCAGCCGGCCTCCACAAGTACGCCGCCCTCCACTATGCAGTTTGGTCAGGGGGGACCTTTGTTTACGTGCCAAAGGGAGTCAAGGTCGACGTGCCTCTGCAAACTTATTATCGTTTGAACGCACCGGGCGCTGGCCAATTTGAACACACCATGATTATCGTGGACGAGGGAGCTTCATGCAGGTTTATCGAAGGCTGTTCAGCTCCTAAGTACAATGTTTTAAATATTCACGCGGGGTCTGTTGAACTCTTCGTCGAAGAAGGGGCTCACTTGAACTTCACTTCAATTGAAAACTGGTCACGCAATATGTACAACCTAAACACCAAGAGGGCAGTTGTCGAAAAGAACGGCCACATTGAATGGGTGGGCGGATCTTTTGGTTCAAAAGTTTCCATGCTCTATCCGGGATCAATTTTAAATGGCGAAAACGCAATTTCAGACAATCTGACATTAAACTTTGCCGGCAGCGGACAAATTATTGAATCGGGCGTGCAAATTTTCCACAATGCGCCAAACACCATGTCTAATGTCGACTCCAGGTCCATTTCAAAATCAGGCGGGATTTCAGTCTTTAGGTCTACGGTTAAGTTTGCAAAAAACGCACACGGATCAAAGTCAGCCGCATCTTGTGAATCGCTCATGCTGGATAACGAATCCAGGGCCGATACCATTCCAGTAATTATTAACTCATGTCCAGACGCTGTTGCCGGCCACGAAGCTGCCATTGGCAAGGTTGACCAAGATGTCCTCGACTACATGATGAGCAGGGGCCTGGGAGAAGTCGAAGCCAAGTCCATGATCGTTCGCGGATTTGCTGAGCCAATCTCCAGAGAACTTCCGCTCGAATACGCTGTTGAGATGAACAATTTAATCAATCTGGAACTAGAAGGAACTGTAGGTTAG
- a CDS encoding SufD family Fe-S cluster assembly protein — protein sequence MQVNKISFPTFKHLKVNHTEIRDEEILKGFDLLYASDLNPIEVKDKEIKRQVQNTDGWAIEGDHFIVLEGGQVENGIVFTDQDKQAQRLKIELQKNAKAKLFFLYDLNGGDLLADVEFIVNEGAELEMGMIFLEGHHIYYNIHSHLKEKNAKMHMEAAYYAGDGSNYDMNLEVIHDSKETESLLNMNGVLDDGASKLYKYNIDFPKGCYGSKGEETETVIAIGDDFKNVTVPILLVGEDSIEAAHGATLKQPDERTIDYISSRGIDRDTATLMVVEGHFQAAMDMMDKDTKDLAMKRLEEIIRGR from the coding sequence ATGCAAGTAAATAAAATTTCATTTCCAACATTTAAACACTTAAAAGTAAATCACACGGAAATTAGGGACGAGGAAATCCTAAAGGGTTTTGACCTCCTCTACGCTAGTGATTTAAATCCAATAGAAGTTAAAGATAAAGAAATCAAAAGACAAGTTCAAAATACCGACGGCTGGGCCATTGAGGGCGACCACTTTATCGTCCTTGAAGGCGGCCAAGTAGAGAACGGAATCGTCTTTACAGACCAAGACAAGCAAGCCCAAAGGCTCAAGATCGAGCTGCAAAAAAACGCAAAGGCCAAACTCTTTTTCCTCTACGATTTAAATGGGGGAGACCTGCTAGCCGACGTGGAATTTATTGTAAACGAAGGGGCCGAGCTTGAAATGGGAATGATTTTCCTGGAAGGCCACCACATTTATTACAATATCCATTCGCATTTGAAAGAAAAAAATGCCAAGATGCACATGGAGGCAGCTTACTATGCAGGCGACGGATCAAATTACGATATGAATTTGGAAGTCATCCACGACTCAAAGGAAACCGAAAGTTTACTAAACATGAACGGGGTCCTGGACGATGGGGCATCCAAGCTTTACAAATACAATATCGATTTTCCAAAGGGCTGTTACGGGTCCAAGGGCGAAGAAACTGAAACGGTTATTGCCATTGGTGACGATTTTAAAAACGTAACTGTGCCAATACTTTTGGTTGGCGAAGACTCAATCGAGGCCGCCCACGGGGCAACCCTAAAGCAGCCTGACGAAAGGACCATCGACTATATCAGCTCACGGGGAATCGACAGAGACACGGCCACACTCATGGTAGTGGAAGGCCACTTCCAAGCAGCCATGGACATGATGGATAAGGACACCAAGGACCTGGCCATGAAGAGGCTGGAAGAAATTATAAGGGGAAGATAA
- a CDS encoding aminotransferase class V-fold PLP-dependent enzyme: protein MLDAKQIKKDFPILTEGVHYLDSAATTQKPQAVLDAVMNYYKSANANPHRSAHKFGQAATEAYENARATVAKFINAKSEREIVFTKNATESLNILSNYFMRTLKDDDEILITIAEHHANFVNWQEVAKATGAKLVIGYLNDKRELNTDEFLSKVNAKTKVVSFQEASNVTGYITDAKKLIKEIRAKSDATIIVDGSQSVPHKKTDVVDMDCDFLAFSGHKMLAPMGIGVLYGKEEKLNELSPLLYGGDMIEYVYETHATYLDAPARFEAGTQNVGAAVGLAAAIDYLNAIGMDQVHAYEDHLAEIAYNKLSAIDGVQMYTADSKDRLAVMSFNIADAHPHDIATILDTRGVMIRSGHHCAQPLHRYLGRPFSARASFYIYNTEDEIDKLVEAIEYVKEVLKIGSR from the coding sequence ATGCTAGACGCAAAACAAATCAAAAAAGATTTTCCAATCCTGACCGAGGGCGTCCACTATTTGGACTCGGCTGCGACGACTCAAAAGCCGCAGGCAGTTTTGGATGCAGTCATGAATTATTACAAGTCTGCAAATGCAAATCCCCACAGGTCGGCCCACAAATTTGGTCAAGCGGCAACTGAAGCTTACGAAAACGCCAGGGCTACTGTAGCAAAATTTATAAATGCAAAATCCGAACGTGAAATCGTCTTTACCAAAAACGCAACTGAATCCCTAAATATCCTCTCCAATTATTTTATGAGGACACTTAAAGATGACGACGAAATCTTAATTACAATCGCCGAACACCACGCCAACTTTGTCAACTGGCAAGAAGTGGCAAAGGCGACTGGGGCAAAACTCGTCATCGGATATTTAAATGATAAAAGAGAACTTAACACAGACGAATTTTTATCAAAGGTAAACGCCAAGACCAAGGTCGTTTCATTTCAAGAGGCGTCAAATGTCACAGGCTATATTACAGACGCCAAAAAATTGATCAAGGAAATCCGCGCCAAGTCGGACGCGACCATTATTGTGGACGGGTCCCAATCCGTTCCCCACAAGAAAACTGACGTGGTCGATATGGACTGCGACTTTTTGGCCTTCTCCGGCCACAAGATGCTAGCCCCAATGGGCATCGGCGTTTTGTACGGCAAGGAAGAAAAGCTAAATGAATTAAGTCCCCTCCTTTATGGGGGAGATATGATCGAATACGTCTACGAAACCCACGCGACCTATCTGGATGCGCCAGCCCGTTTTGAAGCAGGCACGCAAAATGTAGGCGCAGCTGTGGGACTGGCAGCGGCCATAGATTATTTAAATGCCATCGGCATGGACCAGGTCCACGCTTATGAAGACCACTTGGCAGAAATCGCTTACAATAAATTATCTGCCATTGACGGCGTGCAAATGTACACGGCCGACTCCAAGGACAGACTTGCAGTTATGTCTTTTAATATTGCAGACGCCCACCCCCACGACATTGCTACGATCTTAGATACCAGGGGGGTCATGATAAGAAGCGGCCACCACTGCGCCCAACCCTTGCACAGGTACTTGGGCAGGCCATTTTCTGCCCGCGCATCATTTTATATTTACAACACAGAAGACGAAATCGACAAACTAGTCGAGGCCATAGAATATGTAAAGGAGGTTTTAAAAATTGGATCTAGATAG
- the sufU gene encoding Fe-S cluster assembly sulfur transfer protein SufU, with the protein MDLDRIYTDLILEASTSKKNQREIENPDVEELGHNPSCGDEITIVVKFDGDKIADASYHGEGCAISKASTSFMIDTIKGQTIDEAKVIIQSYLDMIRGEKLTAEQMKSLKDARVLENIKNMPARVKCATLSWHTMQNILADK; encoded by the coding sequence TTGGATCTAGATAGAATATACACAGATTTAATCTTGGAGGCCTCCACATCCAAGAAAAACCAAAGGGAAATTGAAAATCCCGATGTGGAAGAGCTGGGCCACAACCCATCATGTGGGGACGAAATTACAATCGTGGTCAAATTTGATGGCGACAAAATTGCAGACGCCTCCTATCACGGGGAAGGCTGCGCAATATCAAAGGCCTCCACATCCTTTATGATCGACACCATTAAAGGACAGACGATCGATGAAGCCAAGGTCATCATCCAAAGCTATTTGGATATGATCAGAGGCGAAAAGCTCACGGCTGAGCAAATGAAAAGCCTAAAGGACGCTAGAGTCCTGGAAAATATTAAAAACATGCCAGCCAGAGTAAAGTGTGCGACACTTTCATGGCACACCATGCAAAACATCTTGGCAGATAAATAA